A region of Paenibacillus thiaminolyticus DNA encodes the following proteins:
- a CDS encoding sensor histidine kinase translates to MEQKKIRNFKESTRHLFRLYTIIPFVILIVLFFIFTIINGRMNLTQKTTEAAQSISQSMAEVFQQYYEEINRMAASPAVMNYMTTHLGSEHVYSEFYEFNSHQKVKSIFHIVDTNGIFRASTESPDALYASFAFGNLINRIHQRPDDTLTEMNSFRYSHDRDTSYTFGKAIVKDEQTIGYIVYQLYESDMQKLIFEQNNEIAMITDEHNTIIATTSNVTKGVLNKFSPKLDNQGHVLLHGGKYYMYSKRIPDTPIQVLTLNSYKSEHYTYYTVSVFVLAASLLLWVIIHFLSNKMSARNSESIEKLILALAQLREGNFNGYVDIQTNDEFEILGDEYNAMLDRLKDLMEKNKELSELRTIIEVKQLQSQFHPHFIFNVLETLRYAIKIDAKQAQEIVMLLSRLLRYSIGPDRSVQLKDDMNYVRDYLKLQQIRFNERLEYRISVAEEAQDVYVPKLVLQPIIENAIKYGYRNQTNVLIDIRIYPSAGKLMLEVCDNGQGMDEETLQKVNQLLQSQNNTTQHIGLYNVHRRLVLLYGDDSGIHIDSRQGKGTCVTLTIPYEWRDNDV, encoded by the coding sequence ATGGAACAGAAAAAGATTCGTAACTTCAAAGAGTCAACCCGTCACTTATTTCGACTCTATACGATTATTCCGTTTGTCATTTTAATCGTCTTGTTTTTCATTTTCACCATCATTAATGGAAGAATGAACTTGACGCAAAAAACAACGGAGGCTGCCCAATCCATCAGCCAGTCCATGGCAGAGGTATTTCAACAGTACTACGAAGAAATCAACCGGATGGCCGCCTCGCCTGCTGTGATGAACTATATGACCACCCATTTGGGCAGTGAACATGTGTACTCCGAATTTTATGAATTCAACAGTCACCAGAAGGTGAAGAGTATTTTCCATATCGTCGATACGAATGGCATCTTCCGGGCCAGCACCGAGTCGCCGGATGCACTGTACGCCAGCTTTGCCTTCGGCAATCTCATTAACCGGATTCATCAGAGACCGGATGACACGCTGACCGAGATGAACAGCTTCCGTTACTCGCATGATCGCGATACGAGCTATACGTTCGGCAAAGCCATCGTCAAGGACGAGCAAACGATAGGCTATATCGTCTATCAACTGTATGAGTCCGACATGCAGAAGCTTATTTTTGAACAAAATAATGAAATTGCGATGATCACCGACGAGCATAACACGATCATTGCCACAACCAGCAATGTCACCAAAGGCGTCCTGAACAAATTCAGTCCTAAGCTCGACAATCAAGGACATGTTCTGCTGCACGGCGGCAAGTACTATATGTATTCCAAACGGATACCAGACACGCCCATTCAAGTGCTCACGCTCAACTCCTACAAATCCGAGCATTACACCTACTATACGGTGTCTGTCTTTGTCCTTGCGGCCAGCCTGCTGTTATGGGTGATCATTCATTTCTTGTCGAACAAAATGTCTGCCCGCAATTCCGAGTCGATCGAGAAATTAATTCTGGCTTTGGCGCAGCTGCGCGAGGGGAACTTCAATGGCTATGTCGATATCCAGACGAATGACGAGTTCGAAATTCTCGGCGATGAGTATAACGCGATGCTGGATCGGTTAAAGGATTTGATGGAGAAAAATAAAGAGCTGTCCGAGCTCCGCACCATTATTGAAGTGAAGCAGCTGCAATCCCAATTCCATCCGCATTTTATATTCAACGTCCTGGAGACGTTGCGCTATGCGATTAAGATTGACGCCAAGCAAGCGCAGGAAATCGTTATGCTGCTATCCAGATTGCTTCGATACAGCATCGGACCTGATCGCAGCGTCCAGCTGAAGGATGATATGAATTATGTGCGGGATTATTTGAAGCTGCAGCAGATTCGGTTCAATGAACGGCTGGAGTACCGAATCTCCGTAGCGGAGGAAGCCCAGGATGTATATGTCCCCAAGCTTGTGCTTCAGCCCATCATTGAAAACGCTATCAAATATGGCTATCGGAACCAAACCAATGTGCTCATTGACATTCGGATCTACCCTTCTGCCGGCAAGCTGATGCTGGAGGTCTGCGACAACGGTCAAGGCATGGATGAAGAGACCCTGCAGAAGGTAAATCAACTCCTGCAAAGCCAAAATAACACGACGCAGCATATCGGGCTGTATAACGTTCATCGCCGTCTGGTGCTTCTCTATGGCGATGACTCCGGCATCCACATCGACAGCAGGCAAGGAAAAGGCACCTGTGTGACGCTGACAATTCCTTACGAATGGAGGGACAATGATGTTTAA
- a CDS encoding ABC transporter permease, with translation MKGTHKRFDVWTNISFLIFLFYILFLALPLFTMLIKSVYNGTTGDFSFAYFVKFFSKPYYLNALFNSIKVTVCVTALAAIIATPLAYIMATVKIKGNSTIRILILISSMSAPFIGAYSWILLLGRNGVITRFVSNTFGITMPDIYGFTGILVVLTLQMVPLIFMYVSGALKNVDQSLMEAAESMGYNGFSKMRKVLLPLITPTLLAGGLLVFMRALADFGTPMLIGEGYKTVPVLIFNEFISEVGGDDGFAAAISVIVVLFATAIFLMQKYISHRNSFTMSALHPIEAKKKKGIGNIAAHAVIYLYTFIALLPQLYVIYTSFQKSNGRIFVDGYSLQSYRDAFNNIGSVITNTFFLAIISLVVIILLAILIAYVTVRRKNALTNTLDIFTMFPYIVPGSILGIALLITFNNKPLILSGTALIMIISFVIRRLPYTIRSSAAILHQISDGIEEAAISLGASKMKTFFKITLPMMLAGVVSGAILSWITIITELSTSIILYTGKTKTVTVAIYTEVIRGNYGVAAALSTILTIITVVSLLIFLRLSGQKELSL, from the coding sequence ATGAAGGGGACGCACAAACGATTTGACGTCTGGACTAACATCTCGTTCCTGATCTTTCTGTTCTATATTCTTTTTCTGGCCCTGCCATTATTTACGATGCTGATCAAGAGCGTGTACAACGGCACGACAGGCGACTTTTCATTCGCTTATTTTGTGAAGTTTTTCAGTAAGCCTTACTATCTAAATGCACTATTCAACAGTATAAAAGTAACCGTCTGTGTAACCGCCCTTGCGGCCATTATTGCAACACCGCTGGCCTATATCATGGCCACCGTTAAGATTAAAGGGAATTCAACCATACGGATTTTAATTCTGATCTCGTCGATGTCGGCCCCATTCATTGGAGCTTACTCCTGGATCTTGCTGCTTGGGAGAAACGGCGTCATTACCCGCTTCGTCAGCAACACATTTGGGATTACGATGCCTGACATATATGGATTTACGGGGATTTTAGTAGTGTTGACTTTGCAAATGGTGCCTCTCATCTTCATGTATGTATCCGGGGCGCTGAAAAATGTCGACCAATCGCTGATGGAAGCTGCCGAGAGCATGGGATATAATGGCTTCAGCAAAATGCGCAAGGTGCTGCTTCCGCTCATTACGCCAACCTTGCTCGCCGGCGGTCTGCTCGTGTTCATGCGGGCGCTTGCCGATTTCGGTACGCCGATGCTGATTGGAGAAGGCTACAAGACCGTTCCTGTCTTAATCTTTAATGAATTCATCAGTGAGGTCGGCGGCGACGACGGCTTTGCAGCCGCAATCAGCGTCATTGTCGTATTGTTCGCAACCGCTATCTTCCTGATGCAAAAATATATCTCCCATCGGAACTCGTTCACGATGAGTGCGTTGCATCCGATTGAAGCCAAGAAGAAAAAAGGAATCGGCAATATTGCGGCACATGCCGTCATCTATCTGTATACGTTTATCGCGCTGTTGCCGCAGCTGTACGTCATCTATACTTCTTTCCAGAAATCGAACGGCCGAATCTTCGTTGACGGATACTCGCTGCAAAGCTATCGGGATGCCTTCAATAATATTGGCAGCGTCATTACGAACACGTTCTTCCTGGCCATCATATCGCTGGTCGTCATTATCCTGCTGGCGATTCTCATCGCTTATGTAACTGTTCGCCGGAAGAATGCGTTGACGAACACACTTGATATTTTCACGATGTTCCCTTATATCGTACCTGGCTCGATTCTCGGGATTGCCTTGTTGATTACATTCAACAATAAGCCGCTGATATTAAGCGGAACCGCACTAATCATGATTATCTCATTCGTCATTCGGCGCCTGCCTTATACGATTCGATCGAGTGCAGCCATTCTGCATCAGATTAGCGACGGGATTGAAGAAGCCGCGATCAGCTTGGGCGCTTCCAAGATGAAAACGTTCTTCAAGATTACGCTGCCGATGATGCTGGCAGGCGTCGTGTCCGGAGCGATATTGAGCTGGATTACGATCATTACCGAATTAAGCACCTCTATCATCTTATATACAGGCAAGACGAAGACCGTTACGGTGGCTATCTATACCGAGGTCATACGCGGGAACTATGGCGTGGCCGCAGCGCTGTCCACGATCCTTACCATCATTACGGTCGTATCGCTGCTTATCTTCCTGAGGCTCTCAGGACAAAAAGAACTCTCGCTCTAA
- a CDS encoding ABC transporter ATP-binding protein has product MSVTITIKDLIKKYGDTTVIPELSLEIKKGEFFTLLGPSGCGKTTLLRMIAGFNSIEGGTINFNERVINQVEPGKRNIGMVFQNYAIFPHLTVKGNIAFGLENRKLSKAEISSKVDEILKVVQIEQYKDRMPKNLSGGQQQRVALARAIVIRPDVLLMDEPLSNLDAKLRVDMRNAIKDIQREVGITTVYVTHDQEEAMAVSDRIAVMKSGIIQHLGTPQEIYQRPANVFVATFIGRTNIIQGSLSREAGSYQLHIGSSYAEELSNIQVPASNKQAELNVQISVRPEEFIMTEDQSGLKATIVHSVFLGQNTHYFVDLESGQRVEITQESKTSQILEPGQIIYLKVKTDKINVYDATGELNYTRGGQL; this is encoded by the coding sequence ATGAGCGTGACAATAACAATCAAAGACCTAATAAAAAAATATGGCGATACCACCGTCATTCCTGAGTTGTCCCTGGAGATTAAGAAGGGTGAATTCTTCACCCTTCTTGGTCCTTCGGGATGCGGCAAGACTACACTGCTGCGCATGATTGCCGGCTTCAACAGCATTGAAGGCGGAACGATTAACTTTAACGAGCGGGTCATTAATCAGGTCGAACCGGGCAAGCGGAATATCGGGATGGTCTTCCAGAACTATGCCATCTTCCCTCACCTCACGGTCAAAGGAAATATCGCATTCGGGCTGGAGAATCGAAAGTTATCCAAAGCGGAGATTAGCTCCAAAGTGGATGAAATCTTGAAGGTCGTGCAAATCGAACAATACAAGGACCGCATGCCGAAGAACCTGTCCGGCGGCCAGCAGCAGCGCGTTGCGCTCGCCAGAGCGATCGTTATCCGGCCGGATGTGCTGCTGATGGATGAGCCGCTGTCCAATCTGGATGCGAAGCTGCGGGTCGATATGCGGAACGCGATCAAAGACATTCAACGGGAAGTCGGCATTACCACCGTCTACGTTACGCATGATCAGGAAGAAGCGATGGCCGTATCCGATCGCATTGCGGTAATGAAATCAGGCATCATTCAGCACCTGGGCACGCCTCAAGAAATCTATCAACGTCCTGCGAACGTATTCGTTGCTACCTTCATCGGACGCACGAATATTATCCAAGGAAGCTTGTCGCGAGAAGCAGGCAGCTATCAACTGCATATCGGTTCAAGTTATGCGGAAGAGCTCTCTAACATTCAAGTGCCGGCATCGAATAAGCAAGCCGAGCTTAACGTCCAAATCTCGGTTCGGCCGGAAGAATTCATCATGACCGAGGATCAATCCGGCTTGAAGGCGACCATTGTGCACAGCGTATTCCTCGGACAGAACACGCATTACTTCGTCGATCTGGAATCCGGTCAGCGCGTAGAGATTACGCAGGAATCGAAAACTTCACAAATCCTGGAGCCTGGCCAAATCATTTATTTGAAAGTGAAGACGGATAAAATCAATGTGTACGATGCTACTGGCGAATTGAATTATACAAGGGGCGGTCAGCTATGA
- a CDS encoding ABC transporter substrate-binding protein, giving the protein MKRFSMLLLACILVVGALSGCGNSESDAASSNKLVIYSPNSEEIIKTIIPMFEKKTGITVELVTAGTGEIIKRLQSEKNNPYADVMFGGSMAGYRENADLYEPYVSPEDQYLIEGHRNTTGFATPYISDGSVLLVNKNLIGDIKIESYEDLLNPQLKGKIASADPASSSSAFAQLTNMLKAMGGDYESQEGWDYVAKLIMNLDGKVASGSGAVHKSVADGEYVVGLTYEDPSSTYVRNGAPVEVVYPKEGAVFLDAASAIIKDAPHMDNAKKFIDFILSKEAQDAFGTQLTNRPLRIDTQLGDYMTPLADIHMIDEDTDYVSEHKSEIIEQYINLFTSIR; this is encoded by the coding sequence ATGAAAAGGTTTTCTATGTTGCTGTTAGCTTGCATACTGGTTGTCGGGGCGCTTAGTGGTTGTGGAAATAGCGAGTCGGATGCAGCATCATCCAATAAACTCGTCATCTACAGTCCGAATAGCGAAGAGATCATCAAAACCATCATTCCGATGTTCGAAAAGAAAACGGGGATTACGGTTGAGCTTGTAACGGCTGGAACAGGCGAAATTATTAAGCGCTTACAATCGGAAAAGAATAACCCGTACGCAGACGTGATGTTCGGCGGCTCGATGGCAGGTTACCGCGAAAATGCCGACCTCTACGAGCCTTACGTATCGCCGGAAGATCAGTATTTAATTGAAGGCCACCGTAATACGACAGGCTTCGCCACGCCTTACATTTCAGACGGAAGCGTGCTGCTCGTAAATAAGAACCTCATCGGCGATATCAAAATCGAAAGCTATGAAGATTTGCTGAATCCGCAGCTGAAAGGGAAAATTGCATCTGCCGACCCGGCAAGCTCCAGCTCCGCCTTCGCCCAACTCACCAATATGCTGAAAGCGATGGGCGGCGATTATGAGAGTCAAGAAGGCTGGGACTATGTTGCCAAATTGATCATGAACCTGGATGGTAAAGTTGCAAGCGGTTCCGGCGCCGTTCATAAGAGCGTGGCTGACGGTGAATATGTTGTCGGCTTAACATATGAAGATCCGTCCAGCACCTATGTCCGCAACGGTGCACCTGTAGAAGTCGTGTATCCAAAGGAAGGCGCCGTATTCCTGGATGCGGCATCCGCTATTATTAAAGACGCGCCGCACATGGACAATGCCAAGAAGTTCATCGACTTCATTCTGTCCAAAGAAGCGCAAGACGCATTCGGCACGCAGCTGACGAACCGGCCGCTTCGTATCGACACGCAGCTTGGAGACTACATGACGCCGCTTGCCGACATCCACATGATCGATGAAGATACGGACTATGTAAGCGAGCATAAATCCGAAATCATCGAGCAGTATATCAATCTGTTCACAAGCATCAGATAA
- a CDS encoding TetR/AcrR family transcriptional regulator, with protein sequence MKKNTLSNKDIALQSAFTLFLTKGFLATSMDDIVARSKVSKTNIYYYFKSKEELLLAIVNQLIAHYEQRINYIVSQTELTVQEKLEAVLHILSDTIEQNNYLGGCPFLTLYTQTPVDAVEIRDRIKSFFEKQLHGVELILAQGIARQELKEELPVKQTAMLIVSSIEGALFLAQASNNQNMIKNLFPALASMLK encoded by the coding sequence ATGAAAAAAAATACACTTAGTAATAAAGATATTGCTCTGCAATCCGCTTTTACATTGTTTCTTACTAAAGGTTTTCTGGCAACAAGCATGGACGACATAGTCGCACGTAGCAAAGTTTCAAAAACGAACATTTATTATTATTTTAAGAGCAAGGAGGAGCTGCTGCTCGCTATTGTTAATCAGTTGATAGCACATTACGAGCAGCGAATTAATTATATTGTGTCTCAAACTGAGCTCACCGTTCAGGAGAAATTAGAAGCGGTACTCCACATTTTAAGCGATACTATTGAACAAAATAACTACCTTGGCGGTTGTCCTTTCCTGACTCTGTATACACAGACGCCTGTTGACGCGGTTGAAATTAGAGATAGAATCAAGAGTTTTTTTGAAAAACAGCTGCATGGTGTTGAATTGATTTTAGCCCAAGGGATTGCACGACAAGAACTAAAGGAAGAGCTGCCCGTTAAACAAACAGCTATGTTGATTGTCTCCTCTATTGAGGGTGCTCTCTTCTTGGCTCAAGCTTCTAACAACCAAAATATGATCAAAAATTTATTTCCTGCTTTAGCTTCCATGCTAAAGTAA
- a CDS encoding alpha/beta fold hydrolase: MNIFMTGGTGYIGRHLIAELASQHQIYALVRQKNRLLTIINQLAPDQQNNIVPVIGDLTQPRLGLSDDSYKQLLATDLIIHAGGPMNIELNLSEAEQSFLAPAKSLARLAQDIHTAKELKHFIHVVGFMSPYHEQNALLDLDHLLDNQPPYEKMKFLADSYIRKSLHNMSIPLSTVNPSVIVGDSFSGKTEQIGGLSILVDAVRRNLMLLVPGGDDYWLPMVHIDHVASFISKLANTEGLSSNTYYLLDSKQGSPSIRTFIKLMAHELQTTKPLGTIPLPLLKTVLRMGAGKMLGIPKESMSFLVKSEFPVYSKLEIEQRNGRNSFVVPSTLPFIISDLDYRLNHLGLNQNEQKDFSQRRRANLVSLEKDRNETPIIFLHGTFSNADALLPLSQFLSSLNTWFVDLPGFGRTPYHHNPSVLEGYVESISTMITELNRPVILVGHSFGGLIAAQVMERLPSLIKQLILLQPVLHPIQPKYRFRRITSFVLKYMEPARLEKELLQANSFRTSSQLLSNYAHSVVRDLKSPRIRKTNATVMSCLTISKSIQLNPETWDKRKIKILWGALDKDHHVPKQFEHLDITRIQYGHQFPVESPELTAQWISQAVTV; encoded by the coding sequence ATGAATATCTTCATGACCGGCGGAACTGGTTATATTGGACGTCATTTAATCGCTGAGTTAGCTTCTCAGCATCAGATTTATGCACTTGTACGTCAAAAAAATCGTCTTCTTACCATCATCAATCAACTGGCACCCGATCAACAGAACAACATTGTTCCTGTTATCGGTGATCTAACGCAGCCTCGATTAGGTTTAAGTGATGACAGCTACAAGCAATTACTTGCAACTGATCTAATTATTCATGCAGGAGGTCCAATGAATATTGAGTTGAACCTCAGTGAAGCTGAGCAGTCTTTCCTCGCCCCTGCAAAATCCCTTGCTCGGCTAGCACAGGATATCCACACTGCAAAAGAATTAAAGCATTTTATCCATGTCGTAGGCTTTATGAGTCCCTATCATGAACAAAATGCATTGTTGGATCTAGATCATTTGCTGGACAATCAACCGCCTTATGAAAAAATGAAGTTTTTAGCCGACTCTTATATACGAAAATCTCTTCATAACATGAGCATTCCCTTATCTACTGTTAATCCTAGTGTAATCGTCGGAGACTCCTTCTCAGGGAAAACAGAACAGATTGGAGGCCTTAGTATCTTAGTCGATGCCGTAAGGCGAAATCTTATGTTGCTTGTTCCAGGCGGCGACGATTATTGGTTACCAATGGTTCATATTGATCATGTGGCTTCGTTTATTTCAAAACTTGCTAATACAGAAGGGTTATCAAGCAATACCTACTATCTTTTAGATTCTAAGCAAGGGAGTCCGTCGATCCGAACTTTCATCAAACTCATGGCACACGAATTGCAGACAACAAAGCCGTTAGGAACTATACCGCTTCCGTTATTGAAAACTGTGCTTAGAATGGGTGCTGGTAAGATGCTTGGTATTCCTAAAGAATCCATGAGTTTTCTTGTTAAGTCGGAATTCCCTGTTTACAGTAAATTAGAAATAGAACAAAGGAACGGCAGAAATTCATTCGTAGTTCCGTCCACGCTCCCTTTTATCATTAGTGATTTGGATTATCGGTTAAATCATTTAGGCCTGAATCAAAATGAGCAGAAAGATTTTAGTCAACGAAGAAGGGCTAACTTAGTTTCGCTAGAGAAAGATAGGAATGAAACGCCTATTATTTTTCTTCATGGGACGTTCAGCAATGCCGATGCCCTTTTGCCCCTCTCACAATTTTTAAGCAGTTTAAATACTTGGTTCGTAGATTTACCTGGATTTGGGCGTACCCCTTATCACCATAATCCTTCTGTGCTAGAAGGCTATGTAGAGAGCATTTCCACTATGATCACTGAGTTGAACAGACCCGTTATATTAGTGGGGCATTCATTTGGCGGATTGATTGCGGCTCAAGTGATGGAACGGCTGCCCTCACTGATCAAACAACTCATTTTATTGCAGCCAGTACTGCATCCTATCCAACCTAAATATAGATTTCGACGTATTACAAGTTTCGTTCTAAAATATATGGAGCCCGCCCGTTTGGAAAAAGAGCTACTTCAAGCCAATAGCTTCAGAACATCCAGTCAGTTATTGAGTAATTACGCTCATTCTGTGGTCCGTGATTTAAAATCCCCCCGTATACGCAAAACTAACGCTACGGTCATGTCTTGCTTAACTATATCAAAATCCATTCAGTTAAATCCCGAGACATGGGATAAGAGGAAAATTAAGATATTATGGGGAGCTTTGGACAAAGATCATCATGTCCCAAAGCAGTTTGAACACTTGGATATTACACGTATTCAGTACGGTCATCAGTTTCCTGTTGAATCTCCTGAACTAACTGCTCAATGGATTTCTCAAGCTGTAACAGTATAA